A region from the Microcebus murinus isolate Inina chromosome 3, M.murinus_Inina_mat1.0, whole genome shotgun sequence genome encodes:
- the LOC142869969 gene encoding N-acetyltransferase 8B-like, with protein sequence MAPYLIRKYQESDHKWVVDLLSRGITEHIPATFRHVLKLPRTLVLLLGGPLALLLVSGSWLLALTFSLGLLPVLWFLAARPWRQYVDVMLRTDMADITKSYLSEPGSCFWVAESEKKVVGTVGALPVDHLTLQEKRLQLFHLSVSSEHRGQGIAKALVRTVLQFARDQGYSEVVLDTTTMQVSALGLYQGMGFRNTGQSFHSIDFRLVAVHTIHFIYHLLYAQGGGP encoded by the coding sequence ATGGCCCCTTATCTCATCCGAAAATACCAGGAGAGCGACCACAAGTGGGTCGTGGATTTGCTTTCCCGGGGAATAACCGAGCACATTCCCGCCACTTTCCGCCACGTGCTGAAGCTGCCCCGGACTCTCGTGCTCTTACTTGGGGGGCCCCTCGCCCTACTCCTGGTctctggctcctggctcctggctctCACATtcagcctcggcctcctccccGTCCTGTGGTTCCTTGCTGCACGTCCCTGGAGGCAGTACGTGGACGTGATGTTGCGCACAGACATGGCTGACATCACCAAATCCTACTTGAGTGAGCCTGGCTCCTGCTTCTGGGTGGCTGAGTCTGAGAAGAAGGTGGTGGGCACAGTGGGAGCTCTGCCTGTTGATCACCTCACTTTGCAGGAGAAGCGGTTGCAGCTGTTTCACCTCAGTGTGTCCTCTGAGCACCGTGGTCAGGGGATAGCAAAAGCCCTGGTCAGGACTGTCCTCCAGTTTGCCCGGGACCAGGGCTACAGTGAGGTTGTCCTTGATACCACCACAATGCAGGTGTCAGCTCTGGGCCTCTACCAGGGCATGGGCTTCCGCAATACAGGCCAGTCCTTTCACAGCATAGATTTCAGGCTAGTGGCTGTTCATACAATTCATTTCATCTACCACCTCCTTTATGCTCAGGGGGGTGGCCCGTGA
- the LOC105884612 gene encoding N-acetyltransferase 8B-like gives MAPYLIRKYQESDRKWVVDLLSRGMAEHIPATFRHVLKLPRTLVLLLGGPLALLLVSGSWLLALTFSLALLPVLWFLAARPWRQYVDMTLRTDMADITKSYLSEPGSCFWVAESEKKVVGTVGALPVDHPTLQEKRVQLFHLSVSSEHRGQGIAKALVRTVLQFARDQGYSEVVLDTSTMQVSAQALYQGMGFRKTGQSFPSMSARLVDLHEVHFIHRLPCAQVGGC, from the coding sequence ATGGCCCCTTATCTCATTCGCAAATACCAGGAGAGCGACCGCAAGTGGGTCGTGGACTTGCTCTCCCGGGGGATGGCCGAGCACATTCCCGCCACTTTCCGCCACGTGCTGAAGCTGCCCCGGACTCTCGTGCTCTTACTTGGGGGGCCCCTCGCCCTACTCCTGGTCTCTGGATCCTGGCTCCTGGCTCTCACATTCAGCCTCGCCCTCCTCCCCGTCCTGTGGTTCCTTGCTGCACGTCCCTGGAGGCAGTACGTGGACATGACTTTGCGCACAGACATGGCTGACATCACCAAATCCTACCTGAGTGAGCCTGGCTCCTGCTTCTGGGTGGCTGAGTCTGAGAAGAAGGTGGTGGGCACAGTGGGAGCTCTGCCCGTTGATCACCCCACTTTGCAGGAGAAGCGGGTGCAGCTGTTTCACCTCAGTGTGTCCTCTGAGCACCGTGGTCAGGGGATAGCAAAAGCCCTGGTCAGGACTGTCCTCCAGTTTGCCCGGGACCAGGGCTACAGTGAGGTTGTCCTTGACACCAGCACAATGCAGGTGTCTGCTCAGGCCCTCTACCAGGGCATGGGCTTCCGCAAGACAGGCCAGTCTTTCCCAAGCATGAGTGCGAGGCTAGTGGATCTTCATGAAGTTCATTTTATCCACCGCCTCCCCTGTGCTCAGGTGGGGGGCTGCTGA